The following coding sequences lie in one Meles meles chromosome X, mMelMel3.1 paternal haplotype, whole genome shotgun sequence genomic window:
- the RBMX gene encoding RNA-binding motif protein, X chromosome, with translation MVEADRPGKLFIGGLNTETNEKALEAVFGKYGRIVEVLLMKDRETNKSRGFAFVTFESPADAKDAARDMNGKSLDGKAIKVEQATKPSFESGRRGPPPPPRSRGPPRGLRGGRGGSGGTRGPPSRGGHMDDGGYSMNFNMSSSRGPLPVKRGPPPRSGGPPPKRSAPSGPVRSSSGMGGRAPVSRGRDSYGGPPRREPLPSRRDVYLSPRDDGYSTKDSYSSRDYPSSRDTRDYAPPPRDYTYRDYGHSSSRDDYPSRGYSDRDGYGRDRDYSDHPSGGSYRDSYESYGNSRSAPPTRGPPPSYGGSSRYDDYSSSRDGYGGSRDSYSSSRSDLYSSGRDRVGRQERGLPPSMERGYPPPRDSYSSSSRGAPRGGGRGGSRSDRGGGRSRY, from the exons ATGGTTGAAGCAGATCGCCCAGGAAAGCTTTTCATTGGTGGCCTCAACACAGAAACAAACGAAAAAGCCCTTGAAGCAGTATTTGGCAAATATGGACGAATAGTGGAAG TTCTGTTGATGAAAGATCGTGAAACCAACAAATCAAGAGGATTTGCTTTTGTCACCTTTGAGAGCCCAGCAGATGCTAAGGATGCAGCCAGAGACATGAACGGAAAG TCCTTAGATGGAAAAGCCATCAAAGTAGAACAGGCCACTAAACCATCATTTGAAAGCGGTAGACGTGGACCACCGCCACCTCCAAGAAGCAGAGGCCCTCCAAGAGGTCTTAGAGGtggaagaggaggaagtggaggaacCAGGGGACCTCCCTCACGTGGAGGGCACATGG ATGATGGTGGCTATTCCATGAATTTTAACATGAGTTCTTCCAGGGGACCACTTCCGGTAAAAAGAGGACCACCGCCAAGAAGTGGTGGGCCTCCACCTAAAAGATCTGCCCCTTCAGGACCAGTTCGCAGCAGCAGTGGAATGGGAGGAAGAG ctccTGTGTCACGTGGAAGAGATAGTTACGGAGGCCCACCTCGAAGGGAACCCCTGCCCTCTCGTAGAGATGTTTATTTGTCCCCGAGAGATGATGGATACTCCACTAAAGACAG CTATTCAAGCAGAGATTACCCAAGTTCTCGTGATACAAGAGATTATGCACCACCGCCGAGAGATTATACTTACCGTGATTATGGTCATTCCAGTTCACGTGATGACTACCCGTCGAGAGGCTATAG TGATCGAGATGGCTATGGTCGTGATCGTGACTATTCAGATCATCCAAGTGGAGGCTCCTACAGAGATTCATATGAGAGTTATG GTAACTCACGTAGTGCTCCACCTACACGAGGGCCCCCGCCATCTTATGGTGGAAGCAGTCGCTATGATGATTACAGCAGCTCACGTGACGGATATGGTGGAAGTCGAGACAGTTACTCAAGCAGCCGAAGTGATCTCTACTCAAGTGGTCGTGATCGGGTTGGCAGACAAGAAAGAGGGCTTCCCCCTTCTATGGAAAGGGGGTACCCTCCTCCACGTGATTCCTACAGCAGTTCAAGCCGCGGAGCACCAAGAGGTGGTGGCCGTGGAGGAAGCCGATCTGAtagagggggaggcagaagcagatattaa